The proteins below are encoded in one region of Telopea speciosissima isolate NSW1024214 ecotype Mountain lineage chromosome 10, Tspe_v1, whole genome shotgun sequence:
- the LOC122641759 gene encoding bZIP transcription factor TGA10-like isoform X1 → MELARAPETEKKAYWGPLMASNKGNNNNYQRQLQQQQQQQLQLHQEQQQQHLQDQISYGLMQQSSSSSINGNFINKDTGAYDLGELDQALFLYLEGQQQQQHSSSQEQRQNSGFRPPTLNIFPSEPMHVEPSTKGSSVVSASPTSSGSKRSSEPSMELANQQRTDHVPSGHEQAKTVKQREGNRKGPKSISEHEGPKTPDPKTLRRLAQNREAARKSRLRKKAYVQQLESSRIKLTHLEQELHRAKSQGMFFGGGALLGDQGLSSGINNISSDAAVFDMEYARWLEDHHRLMCELRAAVQGHLPENELRLFVDNCLAHYDEMVNLKSMVLKSDVFHIVSGMWKTPAERCFLWMGGFRPSELIKIILNHIEPLTEQQILGICGLQQSTQEAEEALTQGLEALHQSLSDTIASDALSSPSNMANYMGQMASAMNKLSTLEGFVRQADNLRQQTLHRIHQILTTRQAARCYVAIAEYFHRLRALSSIWCSRPRQE, encoded by the exons ATGGAGTTAGCAAGAGCTCctgaaacagagaagaaagcttACTGGGGCCCTCTCATGGCTTCTAATAaaggcaacaacaacaactatcAAAGACaattgcaacaacaacaacaacaacaactacaactACATCAAGAACAACAACAGCAGCACCTGCAAGACCAAATTTCTTATGGGTTGATGCAGCAATCCTCATCATCTTCCATCAATGGAAATTTCAT AAATAAAGATACAGGAGCTTATGACTTGGGTGAATTAGATCAAGccctctttctctatctcgaaggacaacaacaacaacaacactcATCATCTCAAGAACAAAGAC AGAATTCAGGGTTCAGGCCACCAACTCTGAACATTTTCCCTTCTGAGCCTATGCATGTAGAGCCATCAACAAAG GGAAGTAGTGTTGTTTCAGCTTCACCAACAAGCAGTGGTTCAAAGAGATCATCAGAGCCATCAATGGAGTTGGCCAACCAGCAAAGAACTGATCATGTCCCTTCTGGTCATGAACAAGCAAAGACGGTCAAG CAGCGTGAAGGAAATCGGAAGGGACCAAAATCTATTTCAGAGCATGAAGGGCCCAAAACACCAGACCCTAAG ACACTTAGAAGGCTTGCTCAGAATAGAGAAGCAGCTCGAAAAAGCAGGCTAAGGAAAAAG GCATACGTACAGCAGCTTGAGTCAAGTAGGATTAAGCTCACTCATCTTGAACAAGAGCTCCATAGGGCTAAATCCCAA GGTATGTTCTTTGGAGGAGGAGCCCTTCTAGGGGACCAAGGTCTCTCCTCTGGCATTAACAATATCAGCTCAG ATGCCGCAGTTTTCGACATGGAGTATGCGAGGTGGCTCGAGGATCACCACCGGCTCATGTGCGAGCTCAGAGCTGCGGTGCAAGGACACCTGCCGGAGAACGAGTTACGACTCTTTGTGGACAATTGCCTTGCACACTATGATGAAATGGTGAATCTCAAGAGCATGGTCTTGAAATCAGATGTGTTTCATATTGTCTCCGGCATGTGGAAGACACCCGCGGAGCGGTGCTTCCTGTGGATGGGTGGATTCCGGCCATCAGAGCTTATCAAA ATTATTCTGAATCATATAGAGCCATTAACGGAGCAACAGATCTTAGGGATATGTGGGTTACAGCAGTCTACACAGGAGGCTGAGGAAGCTCTGACGCAAGGGCTTGAAGCACTTCACCAGTCTCTTTCCGACACCATTGCTTCAGATGCGCTAAGTTCCCCTTCTAACATGGCCAACTATATGGGCCAGATGGCTTCTGCCATGAACAAGCTCTCCACCCTCGAAGGTTTCGTGAGACAG GCGGATAATTTGAGGCAGCAGACACTGCACCGGATACACCAGATCTTGACGACTCGACAAGCTGCGAGGTGTTACGTGGCCATCGCTGAGTACTTCCATCGGCTCCGAGCTCTCAGCTCTATTTGGTGTTCTCGACCACGCCAAGAATAA
- the LOC122641759 gene encoding bZIP transcription factor TGA10-like isoform X2 gives MELARAPETEKKAYWGPLMASNKGNNNNYQRQLQQQQQQQLQLHQEQQQQHLQDQISYGLMQQSSSSSINGNFINKDTGAYDLGELDQALFLYLEGQQQQQHSSSQEQRQNSGFRPPTLNIFPSEPMHVEPSTKGSSVVSASPTSSGSKRSSEPSMELANQQRTDHVPSGHEQAKTVKREGNRKGPKSISEHEGPKTPDPKTLRRLAQNREAARKSRLRKKAYVQQLESSRIKLTHLEQELHRAKSQGMFFGGGALLGDQGLSSGINNISSDAAVFDMEYARWLEDHHRLMCELRAAVQGHLPENELRLFVDNCLAHYDEMVNLKSMVLKSDVFHIVSGMWKTPAERCFLWMGGFRPSELIKIILNHIEPLTEQQILGICGLQQSTQEAEEALTQGLEALHQSLSDTIASDALSSPSNMANYMGQMASAMNKLSTLEGFVRQADNLRQQTLHRIHQILTTRQAARCYVAIAEYFHRLRALSSIWCSRPRQE, from the exons ATGGAGTTAGCAAGAGCTCctgaaacagagaagaaagcttACTGGGGCCCTCTCATGGCTTCTAATAaaggcaacaacaacaactatcAAAGACaattgcaacaacaacaacaacaacaactacaactACATCAAGAACAACAACAGCAGCACCTGCAAGACCAAATTTCTTATGGGTTGATGCAGCAATCCTCATCATCTTCCATCAATGGAAATTTCAT AAATAAAGATACAGGAGCTTATGACTTGGGTGAATTAGATCAAGccctctttctctatctcgaaggacaacaacaacaacaacactcATCATCTCAAGAACAAAGAC AGAATTCAGGGTTCAGGCCACCAACTCTGAACATTTTCCCTTCTGAGCCTATGCATGTAGAGCCATCAACAAAG GGAAGTAGTGTTGTTTCAGCTTCACCAACAAGCAGTGGTTCAAAGAGATCATCAGAGCCATCAATGGAGTTGGCCAACCAGCAAAGAACTGATCATGTCCCTTCTGGTCATGAACAAGCAAAGACGGTCAAG CGTGAAGGAAATCGGAAGGGACCAAAATCTATTTCAGAGCATGAAGGGCCCAAAACACCAGACCCTAAG ACACTTAGAAGGCTTGCTCAGAATAGAGAAGCAGCTCGAAAAAGCAGGCTAAGGAAAAAG GCATACGTACAGCAGCTTGAGTCAAGTAGGATTAAGCTCACTCATCTTGAACAAGAGCTCCATAGGGCTAAATCCCAA GGTATGTTCTTTGGAGGAGGAGCCCTTCTAGGGGACCAAGGTCTCTCCTCTGGCATTAACAATATCAGCTCAG ATGCCGCAGTTTTCGACATGGAGTATGCGAGGTGGCTCGAGGATCACCACCGGCTCATGTGCGAGCTCAGAGCTGCGGTGCAAGGACACCTGCCGGAGAACGAGTTACGACTCTTTGTGGACAATTGCCTTGCACACTATGATGAAATGGTGAATCTCAAGAGCATGGTCTTGAAATCAGATGTGTTTCATATTGTCTCCGGCATGTGGAAGACACCCGCGGAGCGGTGCTTCCTGTGGATGGGTGGATTCCGGCCATCAGAGCTTATCAAA ATTATTCTGAATCATATAGAGCCATTAACGGAGCAACAGATCTTAGGGATATGTGGGTTACAGCAGTCTACACAGGAGGCTGAGGAAGCTCTGACGCAAGGGCTTGAAGCACTTCACCAGTCTCTTTCCGACACCATTGCTTCAGATGCGCTAAGTTCCCCTTCTAACATGGCCAACTATATGGGCCAGATGGCTTCTGCCATGAACAAGCTCTCCACCCTCGAAGGTTTCGTGAGACAG GCGGATAATTTGAGGCAGCAGACACTGCACCGGATACACCAGATCTTGACGACTCGACAAGCTGCGAGGTGTTACGTGGCCATCGCTGAGTACTTCCATCGGCTCCGAGCTCTCAGCTCTATTTGGTGTTCTCGACCACGCCAAGAATAA
- the LOC122641759 gene encoding bZIP transcription factor TGA10-like isoform X3: MELARAPETEKKAYWGPLMASNKGNNNNYQRQLQQQQQQQLQLHQEQQQQHLQDQISYGLMQQSSSSSINGNFINKDTGAYDLGELDQALFLYLEGQQQQQHSSSQEQRQNSGFRPPTLNIFPSEPMHVEPSKGSSVVSASPTSSGSKRSSEPSMELANQQRTDHVPSGHEQAKTVKQREGNRKGPKSISEHEGPKTPDPKTLRRLAQNREAARKSRLRKKAYVQQLESSRIKLTHLEQELHRAKSQGMFFGGGALLGDQGLSSGINNISSDAAVFDMEYARWLEDHHRLMCELRAAVQGHLPENELRLFVDNCLAHYDEMVNLKSMVLKSDVFHIVSGMWKTPAERCFLWMGGFRPSELIKIILNHIEPLTEQQILGICGLQQSTQEAEEALTQGLEALHQSLSDTIASDALSSPSNMANYMGQMASAMNKLSTLEGFVRQADNLRQQTLHRIHQILTTRQAARCYVAIAEYFHRLRALSSIWCSRPRQE; encoded by the exons ATGGAGTTAGCAAGAGCTCctgaaacagagaagaaagcttACTGGGGCCCTCTCATGGCTTCTAATAaaggcaacaacaacaactatcAAAGACaattgcaacaacaacaacaacaacaactacaactACATCAAGAACAACAACAGCAGCACCTGCAAGACCAAATTTCTTATGGGTTGATGCAGCAATCCTCATCATCTTCCATCAATGGAAATTTCAT AAATAAAGATACAGGAGCTTATGACTTGGGTGAATTAGATCAAGccctctttctctatctcgaaggacaacaacaacaacaacactcATCATCTCAAGAACAAAGAC AGAATTCAGGGTTCAGGCCACCAACTCTGAACATTTTCCCTTCTGAGCCTATGCATGTAGAGCCATCAA AGGGAAGTAGTGTTGTTTCAGCTTCACCAACAAGCAGTGGTTCAAAGAGATCATCAGAGCCATCAATGGAGTTGGCCAACCAGCAAAGAACTGATCATGTCCCTTCTGGTCATGAACAAGCAAAGACGGTCAAG CAGCGTGAAGGAAATCGGAAGGGACCAAAATCTATTTCAGAGCATGAAGGGCCCAAAACACCAGACCCTAAG ACACTTAGAAGGCTTGCTCAGAATAGAGAAGCAGCTCGAAAAAGCAGGCTAAGGAAAAAG GCATACGTACAGCAGCTTGAGTCAAGTAGGATTAAGCTCACTCATCTTGAACAAGAGCTCCATAGGGCTAAATCCCAA GGTATGTTCTTTGGAGGAGGAGCCCTTCTAGGGGACCAAGGTCTCTCCTCTGGCATTAACAATATCAGCTCAG ATGCCGCAGTTTTCGACATGGAGTATGCGAGGTGGCTCGAGGATCACCACCGGCTCATGTGCGAGCTCAGAGCTGCGGTGCAAGGACACCTGCCGGAGAACGAGTTACGACTCTTTGTGGACAATTGCCTTGCACACTATGATGAAATGGTGAATCTCAAGAGCATGGTCTTGAAATCAGATGTGTTTCATATTGTCTCCGGCATGTGGAAGACACCCGCGGAGCGGTGCTTCCTGTGGATGGGTGGATTCCGGCCATCAGAGCTTATCAAA ATTATTCTGAATCATATAGAGCCATTAACGGAGCAACAGATCTTAGGGATATGTGGGTTACAGCAGTCTACACAGGAGGCTGAGGAAGCTCTGACGCAAGGGCTTGAAGCACTTCACCAGTCTCTTTCCGACACCATTGCTTCAGATGCGCTAAGTTCCCCTTCTAACATGGCCAACTATATGGGCCAGATGGCTTCTGCCATGAACAAGCTCTCCACCCTCGAAGGTTTCGTGAGACAG GCGGATAATTTGAGGCAGCAGACACTGCACCGGATACACCAGATCTTGACGACTCGACAAGCTGCGAGGTGTTACGTGGCCATCGCTGAGTACTTCCATCGGCTCCGAGCTCTCAGCTCTATTTGGTGTTCTCGACCACGCCAAGAATAA
- the LOC122641759 gene encoding bZIP transcription factor TGA10-like isoform X5, with product MTQSLSFPLESFLSHPPTPSPPENSGFRPPTLNIFPSEPMHVEPSKGSSVVSASPTSSGSKRSSEPSMELANQQRTDHVPSGHEQAKTVKQREGNRKGPKSISEHEGPKTPDPKTLRRLAQNREAARKSRLRKKAYVQQLESSRIKLTHLEQELHRAKSQGMFFGGGALLGDQGLSSGINNISSDAAVFDMEYARWLEDHHRLMCELRAAVQGHLPENELRLFVDNCLAHYDEMVNLKSMVLKSDVFHIVSGMWKTPAERCFLWMGGFRPSELIKIILNHIEPLTEQQILGICGLQQSTQEAEEALTQGLEALHQSLSDTIASDALSSPSNMANYMGQMASAMNKLSTLEGFVRQADNLRQQTLHRIHQILTTRQAARCYVAIAEYFHRLRALSSIWCSRPRQE from the exons ATGACCCAGTCCTTGAGCTTCCCTCTTGAATCATTTCTCTCCCACCCTCCCACTCCTTCTCCACCAG AGAATTCAGGGTTCAGGCCACCAACTCTGAACATTTTCCCTTCTGAGCCTATGCATGTAGAGCCATCAA AGGGAAGTAGTGTTGTTTCAGCTTCACCAACAAGCAGTGGTTCAAAGAGATCATCAGAGCCATCAATGGAGTTGGCCAACCAGCAAAGAACTGATCATGTCCCTTCTGGTCATGAACAAGCAAAGACGGTCAAG CAGCGTGAAGGAAATCGGAAGGGACCAAAATCTATTTCAGAGCATGAAGGGCCCAAAACACCAGACCCTAAG ACACTTAGAAGGCTTGCTCAGAATAGAGAAGCAGCTCGAAAAAGCAGGCTAAGGAAAAAG GCATACGTACAGCAGCTTGAGTCAAGTAGGATTAAGCTCACTCATCTTGAACAAGAGCTCCATAGGGCTAAATCCCAA GGTATGTTCTTTGGAGGAGGAGCCCTTCTAGGGGACCAAGGTCTCTCCTCTGGCATTAACAATATCAGCTCAG ATGCCGCAGTTTTCGACATGGAGTATGCGAGGTGGCTCGAGGATCACCACCGGCTCATGTGCGAGCTCAGAGCTGCGGTGCAAGGACACCTGCCGGAGAACGAGTTACGACTCTTTGTGGACAATTGCCTTGCACACTATGATGAAATGGTGAATCTCAAGAGCATGGTCTTGAAATCAGATGTGTTTCATATTGTCTCCGGCATGTGGAAGACACCCGCGGAGCGGTGCTTCCTGTGGATGGGTGGATTCCGGCCATCAGAGCTTATCAAA ATTATTCTGAATCATATAGAGCCATTAACGGAGCAACAGATCTTAGGGATATGTGGGTTACAGCAGTCTACACAGGAGGCTGAGGAAGCTCTGACGCAAGGGCTTGAAGCACTTCACCAGTCTCTTTCCGACACCATTGCTTCAGATGCGCTAAGTTCCCCTTCTAACATGGCCAACTATATGGGCCAGATGGCTTCTGCCATGAACAAGCTCTCCACCCTCGAAGGTTTCGTGAGACAG GCGGATAATTTGAGGCAGCAGACACTGCACCGGATACACCAGATCTTGACGACTCGACAAGCTGCGAGGTGTTACGTGGCCATCGCTGAGTACTTCCATCGGCTCCGAGCTCTCAGCTCTATTTGGTGTTCTCGACCACGCCAAGAATAA
- the LOC122641759 gene encoding bZIP transcription factor TGA10-like isoform X4 — protein MTQSLSFPLESFLSHPPTPSPPENSGFRPPTLNIFPSEPMHVEPSTKGSSVVSASPTSSGSKRSSEPSMELANQQRTDHVPSGHEQAKTVKQREGNRKGPKSISEHEGPKTPDPKTLRRLAQNREAARKSRLRKKAYVQQLESSRIKLTHLEQELHRAKSQGMFFGGGALLGDQGLSSGINNISSDAAVFDMEYARWLEDHHRLMCELRAAVQGHLPENELRLFVDNCLAHYDEMVNLKSMVLKSDVFHIVSGMWKTPAERCFLWMGGFRPSELIKIILNHIEPLTEQQILGICGLQQSTQEAEEALTQGLEALHQSLSDTIASDALSSPSNMANYMGQMASAMNKLSTLEGFVRQADNLRQQTLHRIHQILTTRQAARCYVAIAEYFHRLRALSSIWCSRPRQE, from the exons ATGACCCAGTCCTTGAGCTTCCCTCTTGAATCATTTCTCTCCCACCCTCCCACTCCTTCTCCACCAG AGAATTCAGGGTTCAGGCCACCAACTCTGAACATTTTCCCTTCTGAGCCTATGCATGTAGAGCCATCAACAAAG GGAAGTAGTGTTGTTTCAGCTTCACCAACAAGCAGTGGTTCAAAGAGATCATCAGAGCCATCAATGGAGTTGGCCAACCAGCAAAGAACTGATCATGTCCCTTCTGGTCATGAACAAGCAAAGACGGTCAAG CAGCGTGAAGGAAATCGGAAGGGACCAAAATCTATTTCAGAGCATGAAGGGCCCAAAACACCAGACCCTAAG ACACTTAGAAGGCTTGCTCAGAATAGAGAAGCAGCTCGAAAAAGCAGGCTAAGGAAAAAG GCATACGTACAGCAGCTTGAGTCAAGTAGGATTAAGCTCACTCATCTTGAACAAGAGCTCCATAGGGCTAAATCCCAA GGTATGTTCTTTGGAGGAGGAGCCCTTCTAGGGGACCAAGGTCTCTCCTCTGGCATTAACAATATCAGCTCAG ATGCCGCAGTTTTCGACATGGAGTATGCGAGGTGGCTCGAGGATCACCACCGGCTCATGTGCGAGCTCAGAGCTGCGGTGCAAGGACACCTGCCGGAGAACGAGTTACGACTCTTTGTGGACAATTGCCTTGCACACTATGATGAAATGGTGAATCTCAAGAGCATGGTCTTGAAATCAGATGTGTTTCATATTGTCTCCGGCATGTGGAAGACACCCGCGGAGCGGTGCTTCCTGTGGATGGGTGGATTCCGGCCATCAGAGCTTATCAAA ATTATTCTGAATCATATAGAGCCATTAACGGAGCAACAGATCTTAGGGATATGTGGGTTACAGCAGTCTACACAGGAGGCTGAGGAAGCTCTGACGCAAGGGCTTGAAGCACTTCACCAGTCTCTTTCCGACACCATTGCTTCAGATGCGCTAAGTTCCCCTTCTAACATGGCCAACTATATGGGCCAGATGGCTTCTGCCATGAACAAGCTCTCCACCCTCGAAGGTTTCGTGAGACAG GCGGATAATTTGAGGCAGCAGACACTGCACCGGATACACCAGATCTTGACGACTCGACAAGCTGCGAGGTGTTACGTGGCCATCGCTGAGTACTTCCATCGGCTCCGAGCTCTCAGCTCTATTTGGTGTTCTCGACCACGCCAAGAATAA